The genomic region ACGGATAACGCCCTGTTCCTGGCCAACGCCCGCGACGTGGTGCGGCGCTTCCGCAACCACCCCAGCATTGCCCTCTGGTGCCCCCGCAACGAAGGCTACGCCCCCGCGGCCCTGGAAGACAGCCTGGCTCTGCTCGTGGCCAACGACGACGGCACCCGCTACTACCAGCCCAACTCCCGCAACCTCAACCTGCGCCCCAGCGGCCCCTGGCACTACTTCCACGACCCGGCCGACTACTTCCGCCACAACGCCCGGGGCTTCACCACCGAAATCGGCACCTTTTCCGTGCCTGGGGCAGCGGCCATCCGCCGGTTTCTGCCGCCCGAGGATGAGTGGCCCATCACCGATGCCTGGTACTACCACGACCTGCACGCCGAGCACCAGCAGCCCGCGTATCTAGCCGACGTAGCCCGGCGTTACGGCGCGCCCGCCAGCCTCGACGATTTTGCCCGGAAAGTGCAGCTGCTGAACTACGACAGTCACCGCGCCATCTTCGAGGCCTGGAACAGCCGCCTGTGGCGCAACACCAGCGGCGTGCTGCTGTGGATGAGCCACCCGGCCTGGCCCAGCATGATCTGGCAGCTGTATTCCAGCGACTACTCCACCCACGGGGCGTACTACGGGGCGCAGAAAGCCTGTGAGCCGGTGCATATCCAGCAAAACCTCGATGATGGGCAAGTAGTCATCGTCAACACGACGCTCAAGCCGCTGCAGCACGCCCGGGTGCAGTACGCCCGCTATGATGCCCAAGGCCGCCAACTGAGCACCGAAACCCGCGCAGTAGCGCTTGCCCCGGCCAACCAGCTGACGCCAGTTTTTACGCCCGCACCGCCCGCTACCTTGCCGCCGGTGTATTTGACGCGCCTGCGGCTGCTTAACGAGCAGGGGCAGGTGGTGTCGGAAAACGAGTACTGGCAGCACGTGGCCGGCGCCGACTTTCAGGTGTTTAACACCCTGCCCGCCGCGCGGCTGCAAACCCGCCTGCTGCCCGCTCCGGCCAATACGCACCCGCTGACCTACGAAGTCAGCAACCCCGGCACTGTACCCGCCGTGGCCGTAGCGCTTAGCCTGCAGACGACCCAAGGCCGACCCGTGCTGCCCGCCACTTACTCGGCCGGCTACTTTACCTTGCTGCCGGGGGAGCGGAAAACCGTGATCCTGCAAGTCAAGGATTTGCCGCCTTTACTTGGTCTGCAGCTACGCGCCGAAGCCTACAACCACTGATATGCTTTCTTCCCTGTTTCACCTTCCTTACCTACTAAGCCGCTTACTTATGGTACCCCTGCTTGGGCTTGCCGTAGCCGCACTGGCCGGCCCGGCGAAGCCCGCTGCCCCGGCGGCTAAAACCACGCAGGCGCTGACCTCGGGCTGGCGCTTTCGGCAGGTAGGCAAAGAGGCCTGGACCCCGGCCACCGTGCCGGGCTGCGTACACACCGATCTGCTGGCAGCCGGGCAGATTCCGGACCCGCTCTACCGCGACAACGAGCTGCAGCTGCAGTGGATTGGCAAGGTGGACTGGGAATACGAAACCACGTTTACCGTTACCCCCGAAACCCTGCAGCAAACCAACCTGGAGCTGGTTTTCCAGGGGCTGGACACATACGCCGACGTCACGCTCAACGAAGTAGCCGTTCTGCACACCGACAACATGTTCCGGGAGTGGCGGGCCAGCGTGAAGCCGCAGCTGCGCGTGGGCCCAAACCGCTTGCACGTCCGGTTCCGCTCCCCCCTCAACGAAGTAGCCGGCCTGCCGGCTAAGGCAGGCTTTTCGCTGTATGCCGGCAACGACGAGCAGTCTATGACGGTGGTGGGGGAAAAAGGCCCGCCGCTGAGCCCTTACACCCGCAAAGCCCCCTACCAATACGGCTGGGACTGGGGCCCGCGCCTGGTCACGTCCGGCATCTGGCAGCCCGTGCAGCTCGAAGCCTGGACGGAGGCCCGCCTCAAGAACCTGCACCTGGTGCAGCGCACCCTTACGCCCAAGCTGGCGGAGCTGACCACGGAAGTGGAATACGAAGCAGTGGCCGCTACCACCGCCACGCTGCAGCTTGAAGCCCGGGGCGCTGACGGCCAGCTCGCCCATCCCGCCATCACCCAAACCGTTTCGCTGACCCCCGGCCGCCACGTGCTGACGGTGCCGCTGCAAGTGGAAAAGCCGCAGCGCTGGTTTCCGGCCGGCTACGGGGCCCAGCCCTTGTACACGGTCACGGCGCAGCTGATCCTCAACGGACAGACCTTGGATAAGACCTCGCAGCGCATCGGGTTGCGCACCCTGGAAGTGCGCCGGCAGGCGGACCAATACGGCAAGTCGTTTGAGTTCGTGGTCAATGGCCTCCCCATCTTTGCCAAGGGTGCCAACTGGATTCCGGCTGATATTTTCCCGAACCGCGTGACGCCCGGCAAGTACCGCCAACTGCTGCAGGCCGCCAAGGACGCCAATATGAACATGGTGCGCGTGTGGGGCGGGGGCATCTACGAAAACGACGTTTTCTACGACCTCTGCGACGAGCTGGGCCTGCTGGTCTGGCAGGACTTCATGTTCGCCTGCACCTTTTACCCCGGCGACGACGCTTTCTTCAGCAACGTGCGCCAGGAAGCCACCGACCAGGTGCGCCGCCTGC from Hymenobacter sp. J193 harbors:
- a CDS encoding glycoside hydrolase family 2 protein; translated protein: MVPLLGLAVAALAGPAKPAAPAAKTTQALTSGWRFRQVGKEAWTPATVPGCVHTDLLAAGQIPDPLYRDNELQLQWIGKVDWEYETTFTVTPETLQQTNLELVFQGLDTYADVTLNEVAVLHTDNMFREWRASVKPQLRVGPNRLHVRFRSPLNEVAGLPAKAGFSLYAGNDEQSMTVVGEKGPPLSPYTRKAPYQYGWDWGPRLVTSGIWQPVQLEAWTEARLKNLHLVQRTLTPKLAELTTEVEYEAVAATTATLQLEARGADGQLAHPAITQTVSLTPGRHVLTVPLQVEKPQRWFPAGYGAQPLYTVTAQLILNGQTLDKTSQRIGLRTLEVRRQADQYGKSFEFVVNGLPIFAKGANWIPADIFPNRVTPGKYRQLLQAAKDANMNMVRVWGGGIYENDVFYDLCDELGLLVWQDFMFACTFYPGDDAFFSNVRQEATDQVRRLRHHPSLAIWVGNNENEVAWQDWNMPAIIGAAHQKQVWGDYLRLFNDLLPTVLREQDPSRLYWPSSPSANYEDLASRQRNGDMHYWAVWAGTEPLSAYEQQVPRFMSEYGFQSFPELKSVQQYAQPADFDLASPVMRQHQRSQAGNPRLLEYLRRDFREPRDFPAFLYVSQVLQAHAIKLAAEHLRRNRPRVMGSLYWQLNDCWGGASWSSIDYYGRWKALQYYARRFYAPVLVSPHEEGDTVRFYVVSDRTAAVPARLQVRLLDFNGKVLYKQARALQIEPLASRSYLDIPRTKLLQGHDPKQVVLSCEVQGADGTMLTANTHYFAPPKDMNLPAARIATTWKQLSDSTFQLTLKSKQLVRDVNLTLAQGDGFFEDNYFDLLPGQARRVILRPAASTSAAELRQRLRVQSLADAF